The Fusarium keratoplasticum isolate Fu6.1 chromosome 8, whole genome shotgun sequence genome includes a region encoding these proteins:
- a CDS encoding Rho-GAP domain-containing protein: MTSAAPNPNQANQPQLQINNATSPPNRRDLKSWWKGFKLPSKHQDPQETRSQGIFGVPLRQSITYANVAISLIDENGKSYIYGYVPIVVAKCGVFLKEKATGIEGIFRLSGSEKRIKELKTIFDSPDRYGKGLVWDGYTVHDAANVLRRYLNDLPEPVVPLDLYEKFRDPLRGATKQAVGDLEGPQFVENFNEKAAIERYQRLITELPPLNRQLLLYILDLLAVFAAKADENRMNSQNLAAIFQPGMLSHPNHAMAPEEYRLNQCVIIFLIENQDHFLIGMQGTAADEKTKKEVESGTPSAPLTPNPNRSSSLDRSASNASAGAASVRRDGKLRRNRSVSSRNSRNDGTSTPNSPALTATPTTGGLARSNTVPSKKSPALAGGRFQRQDGSSPRSPAHLEPLTQLNAGESVDQSPQSTRSTDISGSGHLTPTRAPVTGRSQERLLEVPQEAPTPTKERNLPSIFRGLPSDSSGRQPNKLKKKRIPGSLNPSAHSSNASLSYTHQTATSPNFELPNPMEHPQQHEQEQHVLPQQPQSQPPAPIQEERHREHLEQQQDRLHGQQHPQETQLTPPASLVQQKSDVSSEHTPRASQASSNQSLHPDNTLKSKKSPPTSLHSSFNEGSDLDQVLDEQSITTIEQAEKEKKKRWRLSRSKNADNGASTPSGLTSPRMVLGLNENADVSNLSISSSSHRPRKSESSDRPVMPGDAHSSFDSGRDNDSKGPIGWIRNKYREAKESADARRNKSPPADRTNLSATSFSPRGKSLDIKRDGPKEGEKQASSPPAQHASLAAAAGAPAVASTIAAAVGPTFAPAPSAAPVAQPATITLVNQVPQQQPRPSQIQAQPKPPAPQQYQAQAQHQPKPQPQPEPQVQQQPQPHQQQPVPPPAPQHTVTQTSAPAPAPAPAPAPAPAPAPAPALAPAPTSAPAAAPAPPSPQQKEPQDAPQPQPEQQQEKKPEEKPLQVSEQSPAPPPAQSEQPQPPQSPEAQPPQPQSEPTKQEQ, from the exons ATGACGTCCGCCGCACCCAACCCGAACCAGGCCAACCAGCCGCAGCTTCAGATCAACAATGCCACATCGCCTCCGAACAGACGCGATCTCAAGTCATGGTGGAAGGGTTTCAAGCTGCCCTCAAAGCACCAGGATCCCCAGG AAACCCGATCACAAGGCATCTTTGGTGTGCCTCTACGGCAGAGCATAACATATGCCAACGTCGCTATCTCCCTCATCGACGAAAATGGGAAGAGTTACATTTACGGCTATGTTCCCATAGTCGTCGCAAAGTGCGGCGTCTTTCTCAAAGAAAAGG CCACTGGTATTGAGGGCATCTTTCGTCTGAGCGGCTCGGAAAAGAGAATAAAGGAGCTCAAAACAATCTTCGATTCTCCCGATAGATACGGCAAGGGTCTCGTCTGGGATGGTTACACAGTTCACGATGCCGCAAACGTCCTACGGCGATATCTCAACGACCTCCCCGAACCTGTTGTTCCGCTCGATCTCTACGAAAAGTTCCGCGACCCCCTCCGAGGCGCAACGAAACAGGCTGTTGGCGACCTGGAAGGTCCTCAGTTCGTTGAGAACTTCAACGAAAAGGCTGCTATCGAGAGGTACCAGCGACTCATCACCGAGCTGCCACCCTTGAACAGACAGCTGCTCCTCTAcatccttgatcttcttgctGTTTTTGCCGCGAAGGCGGATGAGAATCGCATGAACTCGCAGAATCTCGCAGCCATCTTTCAGCCTGGTATGCTGTCTCACCCAAATCATGCCATGGCCCCCGAGGAGTATCGACTTAACCAGTGTGTTATCATTTTCTTGATTGAGAATCAAGATCACTTCCTCATTGGCATGCAGGGTACTGCtgctgatgagaagaccaagaaagAGGTGGAATCTGGCACTCCTAGTGCACCCCTCACCCCCAACCCGAACCGAAGCTCCAGCTTGGACCGATCTGCATCCAACGCAAGTGCCGGTGCAGCTAGTGTGCGACGAGATGGAAAACTCCGAAGGAATCGATCCGTATCGTCAAGGAACTCAAGGAACGACGGAACTTCGACTCCCAACAGTCCGGCCCTGACAGCGACCCCGACGACAGGTGGTCTGGCCAGAAGTAACACGGTTCCATCCAAGAAGTCGCCAGCACTGGCTGGCGGACGTTTCCAGAGACAAGATGGCTCTAGTCCTCGCTCCCCGGCTCACCTGGAACCCTTGACGCAGTTGAATGCTGGTGAGAGTGTTGACCAATCTCCCCAGTCAACGCGTTCGACCGATATCAGTGGTAGCGGCCATCTCACACCTACCCGAGCTCCGGTGACAGGCCGCAGCCAAGAGAGGCTACTCGAGGTGCCCCAAGAGGCTCCCACACCCACTAAAGAGCGAAATCTGCCCAGCATCTTCCGAGGATTGCCGTCAGATAGTAGTGGCAGGCAGCCTAacaagctgaagaagaagcggatACCTGGCAGCCTGAACCCAAGCGCTCATAGCTCCAATGCTTCGTTGTCGTATACCCATCAGACCGCAACCTCCCCTAACTTCGAGCTACCCAATCCCATGGAACACCCACAACAACACGAACAGGAGCAACATGTGTTGCCACAACAACCGCAATCGCAGCCACCAGCGCCGATTCAAGAAGAGAGGCATCGCGAAcatctcgagcagcaacaagaTCGACTCCATGGgcaacaacatcctcaagagACTCAGCTCACTCCCCCAGCCTCTCTGGTGCAGCAGAAGAGCGATGTCTCCTCAGAACACACTCCAAGGGCATCTCAGGCATCTTCGAATCAAAGTCTTCATCCCGACAACACGTTGAAATCGAAGAAGTCGCCACCGACATCCCTGCACTCATCTTTCAATGAGGGGTCAGATCTGGACCAGGTTCTCGATGAGCagtccatcaccaccattgaacaggctgagaaggaaaagaagaagcgatGGCGATTGTCGAGAAGTAAGAATGCTGACAATGGCGCCTCAACACCCTCTGGGCTGACCTCGCCACGCATGGTTCTCGGGCTGAATGAGAACGCTGACGTGAGCAACCTGTCGATCTCAAGCTCGAGCCATCGACCCCGGAAAAGCGAGAGTTCCGACCGACCCGTCATGCCTGGTGATGCACACAGCAGTTTTGATTCAGGTCGGGACAACGACTCCAAGGGTCCTATAGGATGGATCAGGAACAAGTACCGCGAGGCAAAGGAGAGCGCCGACGCGAGGAGGAATAAGTCTCCTCCCGCTGATCGTACCAACTTGAGCGCGACAAGCTTCTCACCTCGTGGGAAGAGTTTGGACATCAAGCGAGACGGGCccaaggagggcgagaagcAGGCTTCTAGCCCCCCGGCACAGCATGCTTCCCTTGCGGCTGCAGCTGGAGCCCCAGCCGTTGCTTCAACTATTGCCGCAGCTGTTGGCCCGACGTTTGCTCCGGCTCCCAGTGCCGCCCCTGTTGCTCAACCAGCCACCATCACTCTGGTGAACCAAgttcctcagcagcagccccgACCGTCGCAAATTCAGGCCCAACCTAAGCCTCCAGCCCCGCAGCAATACCAGgctcaagctcagcatcAGCCCAAGCCGCAGCCTCAGCCCGAGCCTCAGGTTCAACAACAGCCCCAGcctcaccagcagcagcccgTCCCACCGCCTGCACCTCAGCACACGGTAACCCAGACctctgctccagctccggcaCCAGCTCCGGCACCAGCTCCGGCACCAGCTCCGGCACCAGCTCCGGCCCTTGCCCCCGCCCCAACTTCGGCACCAGCTGCAGCCCCGGCTCCTCCGTCACCACAGCAGAAGGAACCCCAAGATGCgccccagccccagcctGAGCAGCAACAGGAAAAGAAGCCGGAAGAGAAGCCACTTCAAGTGTCTGAGCAATCGCCTGCGCCACCCCCAGCACAGTCGGAGCAACCGCAGCCGCCGCAGTCACCGGAGGCACAGCCTCCACAACCACAGTCGGAGCCAACAAAACAGGAACAATAG